A section of the Oryza sativa Japonica Group chromosome 1, ASM3414082v1 genome encodes:
- the LOC107276777 gene encoding polygalacturonase At1g48100, whose product MRRRCFSPAGMLIAGAILCLVASTAPAPALSAGRTTFSVSSFGAAGNGIADDSEALVKAWKFACRIPRSTVLLPSGHRFLISPVTLQGPCNTRLTLQIDGDVLAPPGMGYWPKARRPLQWLNFKWLDGFTIQGTGTVDGQSTLLRSVSPANVSQHWYVSGVKPTLIRFYSSFNVSVRNIRITNSPQCHLKFDSSGGIKVKNITISSPGDSLNTDGIHLQNTRDVDIRSSSIGCGDDCISIQTGCSNVHMKNINCNPGHGISLGGLGKDNSLACVSDVFAEHINVENALYGVRIKTWQGGKGTVRNVTFSNVRVANVATPIAIDQFYCDAGGGGARCGNRSDAVGITGVAYRRVAGTYTYQPVRLACSDARPCTGVSMADVRLSPASATGAGGLRQPLCWKSYGEAMGMIEPTGIACLQRSNGFVMPLTKPFNYTC is encoded by the exons ATGCGTCGTCGTTGCTTCTCACCGGCTGGCATGTTGATCGCCGGCGCAATCCTGTGCCTGgtggcgtcgacggcgccggcgccggcgttgtCGGCCGGCAGGACGACGTTCAGCGTGTCGTCGTTCGGAGCCGCCGGGAACGGGATCGCCGATGATTCAGAG GCGCTTGTAAAAGCATGGAAATTCGCTTGCCGAATCCCTCGTTCAACCGTGTTGCTCCCATCAGGACACAGGTTTCTGATCTCGCCGGTCACTCTCCAGGGCCCCTGCAACACAAGGCTCACACTCCAG ATAGATGGTGATGTGTTGGCTCCTCCAGGGATGGGGTACTGGCCAAAGGCCAGGAGGCCTCTGCAGTGGCTCAACTTCAAGTGGCTGGATGGCTTCACCATCCAAGGCACTGGCACTGTTGATGGACAGAGTACTTTGCTGAGAAGTGTTTCACCTGCTAATGTTTCTCAG CATTGGTATGTATCAGGAGTGAAGCCTACG cTCATAAGGTTTTACAGTAGCTTCAATGTCAGCGTGCGCAATATCAGGATAACCAACAGCCCACAGTGCCACCTGAAATTCGACAGCTCCGGTGGCATCAAGGTGAAGAACATCACCATATCATCCCCAGGTGACAGCCTCAACACCGACGGCATCCATCTCCAGAACACCAGGGATGTTGACATCAGGAGCTCCAGCATCGGCTGCG GTGATGACTGCATATCGATACAGACGGGATGCTCCAATGTTCACATGAAGAACATCAACTGCAATCCCGGACATGGAATCAG CTTAGGGGGATTAGGGAAGGATAACAGCTTGGCTTGCGTCTCTGATGTGTTCGCCGAGCACATCAACGTGGAGAACGCCTTGTATGGTGTCAGGATCAAGACATGGCAG GGAGGCAAAGGCACGGTGAGGAACGTCACCTTCTCCAACGTGAGGGTGGCGAACGTGGCGACGCCGATCGCCATCGACCAGTTCTActgcgacgccggcggcggcggcgcgcggtgcgGGAACAGGAGCGACGCCGTGGGGATCACCGGCGTGGCGTACCGGCGCGTCGCGGGGACGTACACGTACCAGCCGGTGCGCCTGGCGTGCAGCGACGCCCGGCCGTGCACCGGCGTCAGCATGGCCGACGTCCGCctgtcgccggcgagcgccaccggcgccggcggactGCGGCAGCCGCTCTGCTGGAAGTCGTACGGCGAGGCGATGGGGATGATCGAGCCGACGGGCATCGCCTGCCTGCAGAGGAGCAATGGATTCGTGATGCCTTTAACCAAGCCATTTAACTACACCTGCTGA